The following are encoded in a window of Roseivirga misakiensis genomic DNA:
- the folP gene encoding dihydropteroate synthase produces MKAKDNLFQVKTTLNIRGNLVSLETPKVMGILNVTPDSFYAESRADSIDQILKRAEQMLIEGASILDIGGYSTRPGADDISPAEELERVVEPIKSISQRFPEAIISIDTFRAEVAKAAVDAGATMVNDVSGGNLDNKMFETVGQLKVPYVLMHMRGTPQTMKSLVNYDHLLNDILFELDEKCHRLIEHGVYDILIDPGFGFAKTIDQNYEILRNLGLFKRLNHPILAGLSRKSMIYKRLDSTADEALNGTTALNMAALINGASILRVHDVKAATETITLYEAYKG; encoded by the coding sequence TTGAAGGCGAAAGATAACTTATTTCAGGTTAAAACCACATTGAACATTCGTGGAAATCTGGTTTCATTAGAAACGCCCAAGGTTATGGGAATTCTGAATGTAACTCCAGACTCTTTCTACGCTGAAAGTAGGGCAGATTCTATTGACCAGATTTTAAAGAGAGCCGAGCAGATGCTAATCGAAGGGGCATCAATTTTGGATATCGGTGGTTATTCTACGCGCCCAGGTGCCGATGACATCTCTCCCGCAGAGGAGTTAGAAAGAGTCGTGGAACCCATTAAAAGCATCAGTCAGAGATTCCCAGAAGCCATTATTTCAATAGACACCTTTAGAGCCGAAGTTGCAAAAGCAGCCGTAGATGCTGGAGCCACTATGGTTAATGATGTTTCAGGTGGAAACCTGGATAACAAGATGTTTGAAACCGTGGGACAATTGAAAGTGCCATATGTTTTAATGCATATGCGTGGAACGCCACAGACTATGAAAAGCCTTGTGAACTACGACCATCTGCTCAACGATATTTTGTTTGAACTAGATGAAAAGTGTCATCGACTTATCGAACATGGTGTCTATGATATACTGATAGACCCGGGCTTTGGCTTTGCAAAAACCATTGACCAGAACTATGAAATCCTTCGGAATTTGGGTTTATTTAAGAGATTGAATCATCCAATACTTGCTGGTCTATCAAGAAAATCTATGATTTATAAGAGGCTAGATTCTACAGCTGATGAGGCACTTAACGGCACCACGGCTTTGAATATGGCGGCTTTAATAAATGGAGCATCAATATTGAGAGTTCATGATGTCAAAGCGGCAACGGAGACAATTACTTTATACGAAGCTTACAAAGGTTGA
- a CDS encoding 6-bladed beta-propeller yields the protein MKQVLFVLCFSTFLLILGCSRLSKEKEPLLRDLDEFKSYVVDVEESLSPIWDAIEKVEILKLEETQESFLSNFYNISKLGNDFVLGDPKNGSLFIYGPYGEFKRRISNQGAGPEEYSFLLNSWVEDDIIGVFDATGMRIHNFNVNGEHLGSKKLPYSPNEMAFWDGKYYLDVSTQKFDNNRNFSILILNEDMSLSSESIPLKYVKPFGVFWRSPFIAFGDHLTYHDAISDTVFIDDNGGFRPLLSLCFGDKWAWKDQELLSDRSKANVMLKRKGFVNKFQALVGPEYIFVQYYWGGKIQAQLINRFTSDTKRLDLRNSKKENYSIDPYYWDNDMLLVSIQSTDVAEFIENGLGEKVELKGTTLQEIESSENPVLAWISFK from the coding sequence ATGAAACAAGTTCTTTTTGTTTTATGCTTTTCGACTTTTCTGTTGATTCTTGGATGCTCACGATTAAGTAAGGAAAAGGAGCCTCTTTTGAGGGATTTGGATGAGTTTAAGTCCTATGTTGTTGATGTTGAGGAGAGTTTATCACCAATTTGGGACGCCATTGAAAAAGTCGAGATTCTAAAACTGGAAGAAACGCAAGAATCTTTTCTTTCCAACTTTTATAACATTAGTAAACTAGGTAATGACTTTGTCTTAGGAGATCCCAAAAATGGATCTCTTTTCATTTATGGACCATATGGGGAGTTTAAAAGACGAATTTCAAACCAAGGCGCTGGACCAGAGGAATACTCCTTTTTACTCAATTCTTGGGTAGAAGATGATATCATTGGCGTGTTTGATGCAACAGGCATGAGAATCCATAATTTTAACGTAAATGGCGAGCATCTAGGATCGAAGAAACTGCCTTATTCACCAAATGAAATGGCATTTTGGGATGGGAAATACTATTTAGATGTCAGTACTCAAAAGTTTGATAATAACCGGAATTTTTCAATTTTGATTCTAAATGAAGATATGTCTTTATCGAGTGAATCTATTCCGCTAAAGTATGTCAAACCATTCGGCGTTTTTTGGCGTAGTCCCTTTATTGCCTTTGGCGATCATTTGACTTATCACGACGCAATAAGTGATACTGTCTTTATAGATGACAATGGAGGCTTTAGGCCGTTATTATCTTTGTGTTTTGGAGATAAATGGGCTTGGAAAGATCAAGAACTGCTATCGGACAGAAGCAAAGCGAATGTCATGTTGAAAAGGAAGGGGTTTGTAAATAAGTTCCAAGCTTTGGTGGGGCCAGAATATATCTTTGTTCAATATTATTGGGGTGGAAAAATTCAGGCTCAACTAATCAATCGATTTACAAGTGATACCAAAAGGTTGGATTTGAGAAATAGTAAAAAGGAAAACTACTCTATTGATCCTTATTATTGGGATAACGATATGTTGTTAGTTAGTATTCAATCCACCGATGTTGCTGAATTTATTGAAAATGGGCTTGGTGAAAAAGTTGAATTGAAGGGTACTACACTTCAGGAGATTGAATCATCTGAAAACCCCGTCCTAGCATGGATATCATTTAAATAA
- a CDS encoding DoxX family protein, producing the protein MKALNTAARFIVGGLFIFSGLIKVNDPVGTQIKLEEYFTVFAVDIAPFFEALKPASLFLSMLLSTLEVVFGVALLLKYREKLVTTSLLVMIIFFTFLTFYSAYFNKVTDCGCFGDAIKLTPWQSFMKDVILLVLIVLLFLNRKKNELLAANKFKTIAVSITLVFCLFIEVWSINHLPSIDFRAYKVGTDIPTDMLPPSDDPGAVPKITNYAIWGDEADFTLESLKGKKLLVVVHETETTDIESYAMINSLISALGNDIEVAAVTASSSAQFEDLRHTVQLPIPYYYSDKTLLKTMIRSNPGLVLLQDGEVLNKWHYNDVPGAVELLSNLK; encoded by the coding sequence ATGAAGGCACTAAACACAGCGGCAAGATTTATAGTAGGAGGTCTCTTTATTTTTTCTGGCCTTATAAAAGTCAATGACCCTGTTGGCACTCAAATTAAACTTGAAGAGTATTTTACGGTCTTTGCCGTTGACATAGCACCTTTTTTTGAGGCACTGAAACCTGCTTCTCTCTTTCTTTCCATGCTGCTATCTACTTTAGAAGTAGTTTTTGGCGTGGCACTTCTATTAAAATACAGAGAGAAACTTGTAACAACCTCGCTATTGGTAATGATCATATTCTTTACCTTTCTCACTTTCTATTCTGCTTATTTCAATAAAGTCACCGATTGTGGGTGTTTTGGAGATGCCATTAAGTTGACGCCTTGGCAATCATTTATGAAAGATGTCATTTTATTAGTGCTGATCGTTCTTCTGTTCTTGAATAGGAAGAAAAATGAGCTTTTAGCGGCAAATAAGTTTAAGACAATTGCGGTCTCAATTACCTTGGTTTTTTGCCTCTTCATAGAAGTATGGTCGATCAACCATCTGCCTTCGATTGATTTTAGAGCTTATAAAGTTGGGACAGATATACCTACAGATATGCTGCCACCCTCTGATGATCCGGGAGCTGTGCCAAAAATCACTAACTATGCGATATGGGGCGATGAAGCGGATTTTACTTTAGAATCGCTTAAAGGGAAGAAGTTATTGGTGGTAGTTCATGAAACTGAGACGACAGATATTGAGTCATATGCCATGATCAATAGTCTAATAAGTGCCTTGGGCAATGATATTGAGGTAGCTGCCGTAACGGCATCTTCAAGTGCTCAGTTTGAGGACCTAAGACACACAGTACAATTACCAATACCGTACTATTATTCCGATAAAACACTTTTGAAAACGATGATTCGTTCAAACCCAGGGTTGGTGTTGTTGCAAGACGGAGAGGTGTTGAATAAATGGCATTACAATGATGTGCCTGGTGCAGTAGAACTGCTTTCAAATCTAAAGTAG
- a CDS encoding shikimate kinase, translating to MSVKKGIFLIGLAGSGKTTLGKSLAKSIGYKFIDLDQVIVEREGLSIPDIFKNQGQGQFRLYEKEALHEVIAVEDTFVLATGGGTPCFHFNMDAMNESGTTIYLDVNPGDLALRIIEGGVEKRPMFTSYDHQDLIQEIREMKNIREAYYSQAQIKIRDNRITAETIISKLNDL from the coding sequence ATGAGTGTTAAGAAAGGGATATTTTTAATTGGGCTTGCAGGCTCGGGTAAAACTACCTTGGGTAAGTCATTAGCCAAATCCATAGGTTATAAGTTTATCGACCTAGATCAAGTTATTGTTGAGCGAGAAGGCCTGTCCATACCTGATATCTTCAAAAACCAAGGACAAGGTCAGTTCAGGCTTTACGAAAAAGAAGCATTACACGAAGTGATTGCCGTTGAGGATACATTCGTTTTAGCGACAGGTGGAGGCACTCCTTGCTTTCATTTTAACATGGATGCGATGAATGAGAGTGGCACTACCATTTATTTAGATGTCAACCCGGGAGATTTAGCGCTAAGAATTATTGAAGGGGGAGTGGAGAAACGACCTATGTTTACTAGCTACGATCATCAAGACTTGATCCAAGAGATTCGAGAAATGAAGAACATAAGAGAAGCCTATTACAGTCAGGCCCAAATAAAAATTAGAGATAACCGAATCACAGCGGAAACGATTATCTCTAAACTTAATGATCTTTGA
- a CDS encoding 6-bladed beta-propeller, whose protein sequence is MNRLKLLPVLFLYLALSCQDKKAEVITNDDSFRTYKIEMDAQKTDFLDQVESIEILGLEETSVSLLKPTALYFTHQDGVVVIDEDAGDVTSFNKLGEFVSHFNKKGRGPKEYAYMSSSNFRDGFIETFVYEGEKLMQFDLSGNFIQKIDFPYPMDDALFFDDGYLLGMGFPIGMDSVKHNLIMTDAQLKPTSYALPLNKPGGIPVTPPNNDFQLFNDKALFNPFWTDSIYQIKDGVVKPYVHFDFGDDWLWKEFPLTRNLDGKTMDAMNKSGKIWGYTMVYGEDRIEIEYTYSFEQPPRQGYIDKASGTFYHYEHKWIESERIPLVPIRFKGKKLISLVTPDAIEELVSAVGNDNTNLLGSVSLEQISESENPVLVWVNFK, encoded by the coding sequence ATGAATCGACTAAAACTACTACCTGTCTTATTTCTGTATTTGGCACTCTCATGTCAAGATAAAAAAGCTGAAGTCATTACGAATGACGATTCTTTCAGGACCTATAAAATCGAAATGGATGCTCAGAAAACCGACTTTTTAGATCAGGTCGAAAGCATCGAAATTCTGGGTTTGGAAGAGACAAGTGTATCTCTGTTAAAACCTACCGCGCTTTATTTTACCCATCAAGATGGTGTTGTTGTGATAGATGAAGATGCGGGAGATGTGACTTCCTTTAATAAGCTAGGAGAGTTTGTTTCACACTTTAACAAAAAGGGGCGAGGGCCAAAAGAGTACGCCTATATGTCTAGTTCTAATTTTAGGGATGGATTTATAGAGACGTTTGTTTATGAAGGTGAAAAACTCATGCAGTTTGACTTAAGCGGAAATTTCATCCAGAAGATCGATTTTCCCTACCCGATGGACGATGCCTTGTTTTTTGATGACGGTTATTTGTTGGGCATGGGCTTTCCGATAGGGATGGATTCCGTAAAGCATAACCTTATTATGACGGATGCTCAGTTAAAGCCCACCTCATATGCATTACCCTTAAATAAGCCTGGTGGAATTCCAGTGACCCCGCCCAATAATGACTTTCAGCTTTTTAATGATAAAGCACTTTTTAACCCTTTTTGGACAGACTCTATTTACCAGATTAAGGATGGGGTAGTAAAACCCTACGTGCATTTCGACTTTGGGGACGATTGGTTATGGAAGGAATTTCCTTTGACAAGAAACTTGGATGGTAAAACCATGGATGCTATGAATAAATCAGGAAAGATCTGGGGATATACCATGGTTTATGGGGAAGACAGAATTGAAATAGAATATACCTATAGCTTTGAACAACCACCACGACAGGGCTATATCGATAAAGCATCTGGAACTTTTTATCACTACGAACATAAGTGGATAGAAAGTGAAAGAATTCCTTTGGTACCTATCCGCTTTAAGGGAAAAAAGCTCATTAGCTTAGTCACACCAGATGCTATAGAGGAGCTGGTGTCGGCAGTAGGAAATGATAATACAAATTTGCTGGGGAGTGTGTCCTTAGAACAAATCTCTGAATCAGAGAATCCAGTTTTAGTTTGGGTAAATTTTAAATAA
- a CDS encoding OmpP1/FadL family transporter, which yields MKNKIKLMVIGMAALCLHFNATAQIQPGSFGYYQDALRFSQSNTIGTARLAGMAGAGSVLGGDLSAASLNPAGLALYNRSQFVFTPSLNFNQYNTSFLGQGSNNEKSRLEISNLGVVINFNKSDFIPGGWRGGSVAVTYNRKNDFNQRLTYGANNNNSSIIDAMLDRADGFFSNELGGIEQVGFDHYLINPLPNAPDFYVSPVEGFPFQEESITRSGHTDEINIAGGANYDDKIYIGAGFGIVSSNYQMSRVYRESFSGTVLESFSIDELFDASGTGFNANVGVIVRPTDFIRIGASITTPTWYNFSEESDAIYNSEYNNFDVSGFEDNGQRVILEDTVLNSLQSQTNVFFSDYDLRTPARFNLGAAFFIGKSGFITADIERVNYANSHVSSSDFSADSDNRTIASIYQATTNIRIGGEFRYKEFRFRGGFASIGDPTNELLDDVDRSRTVVSAGVGVNMGRYFLDFAYTQTKFNDSFTSYTFADGVGPTATTENKLGNARISLGLNF from the coding sequence ATGAAAAATAAAATAAAGCTTATGGTGATAGGCATGGCAGCGCTTTGCCTTCACTTTAACGCAACTGCACAAATACAACCCGGTTCATTCGGTTATTATCAAGATGCTCTTAGGTTTAGTCAATCTAATACAATCGGTACAGCAAGACTAGCTGGTATGGCTGGCGCTGGCTCCGTTTTAGGTGGCGATTTAAGTGCCGCATCTTTGAACCCTGCCGGGCTCGCGCTTTACAATAGATCTCAGTTTGTTTTTACCCCAAGTTTGAACTTTAACCAGTACAACACGTCGTTTTTAGGACAAGGGAGTAACAACGAGAAGTCAAGACTGGAGATTTCTAACCTTGGCGTAGTAATCAACTTTAATAAAAGTGATTTTATTCCAGGCGGATGGCGTGGTGGTTCAGTTGCAGTTACTTATAACAGGAAAAACGACTTCAATCAAAGATTGACTTACGGTGCCAACAATAACAATAGCTCAATTATAGATGCCATGCTGGACAGAGCAGATGGTTTCTTCTCGAATGAATTAGGTGGTATTGAACAGGTTGGCTTTGACCATTATTTAATTAATCCATTGCCCAATGCGCCAGACTTTTATGTTTCTCCTGTAGAAGGTTTTCCTTTTCAAGAAGAATCAATCACTAGAAGTGGACACACGGACGAAATCAATATAGCTGGGGGTGCCAACTATGATGACAAGATTTACATCGGTGCAGGTTTTGGTATTGTTTCCAGCAACTATCAAATGAGTAGAGTATATAGAGAGTCTTTCTCTGGTACTGTCCTTGAGTCTTTCAGTATTGACGAACTCTTTGATGCTTCTGGCACAGGGTTCAATGCGAACGTAGGTGTAATTGTGAGACCAACTGATTTCATCAGAATTGGGGCTTCCATTACCACCCCTACTTGGTATAACTTCAGTGAGGAGAGTGATGCTATTTACAACTCCGAATACAATAATTTTGATGTATCGGGCTTTGAGGATAATGGTCAGCGAGTCATTTTAGAGGATACGGTTTTAAATAGCTTACAAAGCCAAACGAACGTATTCTTTTCTGATTACGACTTAAGAACTCCTGCTCGGTTTAATCTAGGTGCTGCTTTCTTTATTGGAAAAAGTGGATTTATAACAGCCGATATTGAGCGTGTAAATTATGCTAACTCCCACGTCTCGTCTTCAGATTTTTCTGCTGATAGTGACAACAGAACAATTGCGAGCATCTATCAAGCGACTACTAATATTAGAATCGGTGGCGAGTTTCGTTACAAGGAGTTTAGATTTAGAGGTGGGTTTGCCTCAATAGGTGATCCAACTAATGAATTATTGGACGATGTAGACCGATCTAGAACAGTTGTTTCTGCTGGTGTAGGCGTAAATATGGGAAGGTATTTCTTAGACTTTGCTTACACGCAAACCAAGTTCAATGATTCTTTTACATCCTACACTTTCGCTGATGGTGTTGGACCAACCGCTACTACCGAAAACAAATTAGGTAATGCGCGAATAAGTCTTGGACTTAACTTCTAA
- a CDS encoding 6-bladed beta-propeller: MNRMYFGVMARCIGLIILVSLLGSCSGEKTTQEEPSLPLIDGFQSYSLDIKAEEIGLSELIKSIEITRLEETPESLLGYVRQIEFYQNQMIVPGSEGNIYIFSEGGDFIRKINRKGEGPEEYSGWNDVWLQNGQICLFTYDQHIKRYDVEGNFISTDRVPQNATHLHPFNGGYALDMNYSLTNDSLKYMVAILDSEMKVSNTFLPFEKFPDFGISMSNKSVFPVGDDVFFLQLGKDSVYKIGADSLMPYIHYDFGEDWYFQPGVEFNTMMMVEAEKSGQVWFMNNRIGENYIYLRAVSGAPAHNFFIDRRSKSTVKIDDSSYADQRYGISSIGWDGDDFLFTMQSTQLESLLGKLDENQYQFIGSANLDMIESSENPVLVRMKLKESSTW, translated from the coding sequence ATGAACAGAATGTATTTCGGAGTAATGGCTAGATGTATTGGGCTAATTATCCTGGTTTCCCTGCTAGGTAGTTGTAGTGGGGAAAAGACCACGCAAGAAGAACCAAGTTTACCTTTAATCGACGGTTTTCAATCCTACTCTTTAGATATAAAAGCTGAAGAAATAGGTCTGTCCGAGCTAATCAAATCAATTGAGATCACGCGTTTAGAGGAAACCCCAGAGTCTTTATTGGGGTACGTGAGGCAAATTGAATTTTATCAGAACCAGATGATTGTTCCTGGAAGTGAAGGTAATATTTACATTTTCAGTGAAGGTGGAGATTTTATCAGAAAGATTAATAGAAAGGGAGAAGGACCAGAAGAATATAGTGGTTGGAATGACGTATGGCTACAAAATGGTCAGATTTGTCTTTTCACTTATGATCAGCATATTAAACGTTACGACGTAGAAGGCAATTTTATTAGCACCGATAGAGTACCACAAAACGCAACGCATTTACACCCATTTAACGGAGGGTATGCACTGGACATGAACTACAGTTTAACAAATGATTCTTTGAAGTACATGGTTGCTATACTGGATAGTGAAATGAAAGTGAGTAACACTTTTTTGCCTTTTGAGAAGTTTCCAGACTTTGGGATTTCTATGAGTAATAAGAGTGTTTTTCCAGTGGGCGATGATGTGTTTTTTCTTCAGTTGGGTAAAGACTCTGTATACAAAATTGGCGCCGATTCTTTAATGCCATACATTCATTATGACTTTGGGGAGGATTGGTATTTTCAACCCGGCGTTGAGTTTAATACAATGATGATGGTTGAGGCCGAGAAGAGTGGGCAGGTTTGGTTCATGAATAATCGCATAGGTGAAAATTACATCTATTTGAGGGCTGTATCGGGAGCCCCTGCACATAATTTTTTCATCGATCGGAGATCAAAAAGTACTGTAAAAATAGACGACTCTTCTTATGCTGATCAGCGGTATGGTATCTCAAGTATTGGCTGGGACGGAGATGATTTTCTCTTTACCATGCAATCCACTCAACTCGAATCCTTATTGGGTAAATTAGATGAGAATCAATATCAGTTTATTGGAAGCGCTAATTTAGATATGATTGAGTCATCTGAGAACCCAGTATTAGTCAGGATGAAATTGAAAGAGAGTAGTACTTGGTAA
- the cdaA gene encoding diadenylate cyclase CdaA codes for MIFAFKIGFLEVRWIDILDILLVSVLLYQLYKLLKGSVAVRVLIGFLVLYLVYLMVRAAQMELLAGILGQFMGVGVLAAIIIFSQEIRKFLLILGKTTFRQNGILQSVMIWKRKVEKETTNITPIIEAIKSLSTTNTGALMVFSKSSELKFYVDSGDLIDAFISKRLLISIFNKYSPLHDGAVIIHQGKVRAARCILPVSERDLPAQFGMRHRAALGMSEATDSLTLIVSEETGQMSLARNGQMDSNLSIPEIRRRINAYLQETEKENKVEEPESQEPGEAA; via the coding sequence TTGATATTCGCGTTTAAAATAGGGTTTCTTGAAGTTAGGTGGATAGATATCCTGGACATCCTCTTGGTGAGTGTACTGTTATATCAACTGTACAAGCTCTTAAAAGGTAGTGTGGCCGTACGGGTATTGATAGGATTCCTAGTGCTATACCTAGTCTACTTAATGGTACGAGCAGCCCAGATGGAACTTCTCGCTGGTATTTTAGGCCAGTTCATGGGCGTTGGTGTGCTAGCCGCTATCATCATCTTCTCACAAGAGATCAGAAAGTTCTTGCTTATCCTCGGTAAAACTACTTTTAGACAAAATGGCATTTTGCAATCAGTAATGATCTGGAAACGCAAAGTAGAAAAGGAAACCACGAACATTACGCCGATCATAGAGGCTATAAAATCCCTTTCTACTACAAATACTGGTGCTTTAATGGTTTTCTCTAAGAGTTCTGAATTGAAATTTTATGTCGATTCGGGTGACTTGATAGATGCTTTTATCTCCAAGAGGTTGTTAATTTCCATTTTCAATAAGTACAGCCCGTTACACGATGGCGCCGTTATAATTCACCAAGGAAAGGTGAGAGCCGCCAGATGTATTTTACCAGTCAGTGAAAGAGACTTACCTGCACAATTTGGGATGAGGCACCGGGCAGCGCTTGGCATGTCCGAAGCCACTGACTCGTTAACTTTAATTGTATCTGAAGAAACCGGGCAAATGTCTCTAGCGAGAAACGGGCAAATGGATAGCAACCTTTCAATACCCGAAATCCGTCGGCGCATTAACGCATACCTACAAGAGACGGAAAAAGAGAATAAAGTAGAAGAACCAGAAAGTCAGGAACCTGGAGAAGCTGCTTAA
- a CDS encoding DUF1599 domain-containing protein: protein MEEQTVGEYKQVIEACKDIFLKKTQDYGTAWRVLRLPSITDQIFIKAQRIRSIQEKGTQKVNDDISGEFIGIINYCVIALIQMKLTNADPMEMEASELEPLYDKYVNETMQLLMDKNHDYGEAWRDMRIGSITDIILMKLFRVKQIEDNAGKTIISEGVDANYMDMINYAVFCMILMQKPE, encoded by the coding sequence TTGGAGGAACAAACGGTAGGCGAATATAAGCAAGTTATTGAGGCCTGTAAAGACATATTTCTGAAGAAAACGCAAGATTATGGAACGGCTTGGAGAGTCCTAAGGTTGCCTTCTATCACAGATCAAATTTTCATTAAGGCGCAGCGTATTCGTTCCATTCAAGAAAAAGGTACGCAGAAAGTGAACGATGATATTTCTGGAGAATTTATCGGGATTATCAATTACTGTGTCATTGCTTTAATTCAAATGAAACTGACTAATGCCGATCCTATGGAAATGGAGGCTAGTGAGTTGGAGCCCCTTTATGATAAGTATGTGAATGAGACCATGCAATTGCTCATGGACAAAAACCATGATTATGGTGAAGCCTGGAGAGATATGCGAATTGGGTCGATTACCGATATTATTCTAATGAAGCTCTTTAGGGTAAAGCAAATCGAAGATAATGCAGGTAAAACGATCATATCTGAGGGGGTTGATGCCAACTACATGGATATGATCAATTATGCCGTTTTTTGTATGATTCTGATGCAAAAACCTGAGTGA
- a CDS encoding 6-bladed beta-propeller: MGKTNKAFKSKGLIGDFGYAITVFLAVITCSCSNEKSTNQIINSDNEQLQSFKIDLKEEKTRFVDLIESVEITRLEETEESLLRSVGQIMFHEDKMVIPDNDGTIYIYSNRGDFLSKFNHKGEGPEEYISLTDLWLENGILNIHSRGKSITRYDLEGSFLSRDRLTERAGHIYPFLDGHIMDMTMAYTQDSLKYSLVTIDEEMQLDKTFLPFQTHPGFRIYLPLNSFFPLGDDLFYMPVTNNTVYKITPDEVIPFILYDFGEDWFFQPGVELNSDYYEDANRNQQAWFVINTLGPNYIYLYTTLGPRMDYSFFIDKETKQSVSIKSRTTNDDQLDIAAIGWEGDEFLFTLRSTQFKDLVDQLNEEQYSFTEGSSLEEIESSENPVLLRMKIKGFSKR; encoded by the coding sequence ATGGGCAAGACAAATAAGGCTTTCAAAAGTAAAGGTTTAATTGGCGATTTTGGATATGCCATTACAGTATTCCTTGCCGTAATAACTTGTAGTTGTTCAAATGAGAAATCGACAAATCAAATAATCAATAGTGATAATGAACAACTTCAGTCCTTCAAAATAGATCTCAAGGAAGAGAAAACACGTTTTGTTGATCTCATTGAGTCGGTTGAAATCACTCGGCTCGAAGAAACAGAAGAGTCGCTATTGCGCTCTGTAGGTCAAATTATGTTTCATGAGGATAAGATGGTAATTCCCGATAATGATGGAACTATATATATCTATTCAAACAGAGGTGATTTTTTAAGTAAGTTTAACCATAAGGGGGAGGGACCAGAGGAGTACATAAGTTTGACTGATTTATGGTTGGAGAATGGGATTTTGAATATTCATAGTAGAGGTAAGTCTATCACTCGATATGATTTAGAAGGTAGTTTTCTCAGTAGGGATCGTTTGACCGAACGAGCTGGACATATTTATCCATTTTTAGACGGGCATATAATGGACATGACTATGGCATATACCCAGGATTCGTTGAAGTATTCTTTGGTGACTATTGACGAAGAGATGCAGCTCGATAAAACTTTTTTGCCATTTCAGACACATCCGGGTTTTCGGATATATTTACCCCTTAACTCGTTTTTCCCTTTAGGTGATGATTTGTTCTACATGCCTGTAACGAACAACACTGTCTACAAGATAACCCCTGACGAGGTAATACCATTTATACTTTATGATTTTGGTGAAGATTGGTTTTTCCAACCTGGTGTTGAATTGAATTCAGACTATTATGAAGATGCTAACCGCAACCAACAGGCCTGGTTCGTGATCAACACTTTAGGTCCCAACTATATTTATCTGTATACAACACTTGGTCCTAGAATGGACTATTCCTTTTTCATTGACAAGGAAACCAAACAAAGTGTTAGTATTAAATCAAGAACTACAAATGACGATCAGTTGGATATTGCTGCGATCGGTTGGGAAGGAGATGAATTTCTGTTCACTTTACGATCAACCCAATTTAAAGACCTTGTAGATCAACTAAATGAAGAACAGTATTCTTTTACTGAAGGGTCATCTCTGGAGGAAATAGAATCATCCGAAAACCCCGTATTACTTAGAATGAAGATTAAAGGTTTTTCGAAAAGATAA